The Oscarella lobularis chromosome 4, ooOscLobu1.1, whole genome shotgun sequence nucleotide sequence CTTGAGCTGATTGACGGTGCGCGTGCTGTCGATCGTGAACGGAACGGCGCGACCGCTATCGAGTTTGACGTAGACGCGTAGCTCGCGCGACGCGAGCACTTCGACTTTGAGAATCGTCTCCTTGCCGATACCGTACTCGGCGACCGTCTTCGACTTGTCGAGACACTTGTCGAGATACTTGAGCGCTATGCGAGCGAGCGGCACGGACTTGTCGGCGCTGGCGACGTGCGTGCACAGCGACGCGATCGTGTCGGTCGCGAGAACTTTGAGAGGAACGACGCGACCGCTCGTCAATTTGACGTAGACGTCTACTTGAGCTCCTGCCATGTGCAAAGCAAGTGTACTGCGTTGCAGTGGGCATCGCGCTCGACTCTTTATGTAGGCTGGGAGAGAGCGAGTAGCGTGCGTAAAGCCGTGACGATTACCTCATTGGTCGGCTAAAAATAGTAGCACGAGGCTTCACCTATATAAAGGTGGCTGCGCCGCCGCGAAAAAAGCTGACTCGGTCTCGGAGTCGTCCCTAAGAATAGAATTGAACTCTTCGTACACCGTCACCTTTTCGCTTGCGGTACGTTCTTCATAAGTTTCGCTTGAATAAAAATTCTGGGTGCACATATTCCTTCCTTCTTATTCACAGTCTCTCTGTGGACGTACTCGCAACTTGTGACCTCGAACCCAGCCATAGTAGCTAATTCTCGCAGTTTTTCTAAAATGCATACGATTACCCAGGCAGGGcattgttgtcgtcgtcgtagttACCCAAAGAGAAATAGTATGCCCTGGTGCCGTCCTGTCTCACGTAAAAATTCTCTTCGATCTTTTGACCTCGACCGAATCGCAGCATGGCGTAGTCATAAAGGCCGTAGTCTCGAAAGAGCAACGTTCCACCCACTTTCAGAACGTTCTTGACGTTCTCGAGAGTCCATGCCATCTTATGGGGGCTAATCGACGACAGCACAAATACCATTGTCGCCACGTCAACGCTTCCGGCAGCAATCTCGTCGGTCAGCGAAGattctgtgacgtcacactgaAAAACGTGcacttttttgacgtcaaaaagtgGATGTTCCTGTACGAAGAAAATTCATTGTATCGAATCTTGTCGCTTTCTCGATCGTCTAACCTTGACGAACTGTACGGCTCTTGGCGATAGATCGCACGCATGGACGAAAAACTGGCTCCCTTCTTCTAATAGGGGATAGAATAAGTTTCCCACGCCGCAACCGACTTCGAATAGGACTCTTTTagtcgtctcgttcgacgtcgcgtcgcagcACAGCTCTTCGAATTCCCGCGTCGTCCAGTGACGATCTTTGAAGAAGCGAGTCGTATTTCTCTTGTAGAATAGATCCCAGTTGCGCTTCGCTTCCCGATCAAGCTTGAGCTTTGAAAATTCTGATACAAGGCTGACGTCTCGTTCGAGTTTGactctttcgtcgcgcgtAAGCTCGCGAGGAAGGTCTTGATCGGAGGACATCGGCATTGTGCCCGGATTATGGATTAGGGTGCTTTTTCGTCCGTCCGGTCGTCCGTCCTGCAAATTAATAGACACTCAGACTTCCCACCGAATATGACTcgaaacaaacaaaaaagcaGGAATGCATGCAGTAGTGTTTCATTTTCGTCACTTGTGAGCAACAAAATAG carries:
- the LOC136185685 gene encoding tRNA N(3)-methylcytidine methyltransferase METTL6-like; this encodes MPMSSDQDLPRELTRDERVKLERDVSLVSEFSKLKLDREAKRNWDLFYKRNTTRFFKDRHWTTREFEELCCDATSNETTKRVLFEVGCGVGNLFYPLLEEGSQFFVHACDLSPRAVQFVKEHPLFDVKKVHVFQCDVTESSLTDEIAAGSVDVATMVFVLSSISPHKMAWTLENVKNVLKVGGTLLFRDYGLYDYAMLRFGRGQKIEENFYVRQDGTRAYYFSLEKLRELATMAGFEVTSCEYVHRETVNKKEGICAPRIFIQAKLMKNVPQAKR